A stretch of the Nicotiana tabacum cultivar K326 chromosome 6, ASM71507v2, whole genome shotgun sequence genome encodes the following:
- the LOC107762789 gene encoding uncharacterized protein LOC107762789, which translates to MAQKMSDPCSFTIPCTIRGYAFAKALNDLGASINLMPLAIYTKLGIGRARPTSMLLQLADHMVKRPMGILDDVLVQVGKFVFPANFVILDCQVDEEIPIILGRPFLATGRALIDCKTGELKMRLNDKEVIFNVQQSMRRPSKYANCSLVKAVDVILHENDESLNAKDPLGACLTNLEEMDSEGLAELAFEELKRILVTTPIIV; encoded by the exons ATGGCTCAAAAGATGTCTGATCCATGTAGCTTCACTATTCCATGTACTATTAGGGGTTATGCTTTTGCAAAAGCATTGAATGACTTAGGGGCTagcataaacttgatgccttTGGCAATATACACAAAACTgggcattggcagagctagaccgACTTCGATGCTTTTGCAACTAGCTGACCACATGGTTAAAAGACCGATGGGGATTCTTGATGATGTGCTGGTACAAGTGGGAAAGTTTGTATTCCCTGCAAACTTTGTTATTCTAGATTGCCAGGTAGATGAGGAGATACCCATCATTCTGGGGAGGCCATTTTTAGCCACTGGGAGAGCATTGATTGATTGTAAAACTGGGGAATTAAAAATGAGGTTGAACGATAAAGAAGTTATATTCAACGTTCAACAATCCATGAGGAGGCCCAGTAAATATGCAAATTGCTCACTAGTGAAAGCTGTGGATGTGATCCTGCATGAAAATGATGAAAGCCTGAATGCTAAAGATCCATTGGGAGCTTGTTTGACAAATTTAGAGGAGATGGATAGTGAAGGGTTGGCAGA gttagcatttgaggagctgaagaggATATTGGTGACTACACCCATCATTGTTTAA